The proteins below come from a single Haemorhous mexicanus isolate bHaeMex1 chromosome 18, bHaeMex1.pri, whole genome shotgun sequence genomic window:
- the CEP250 gene encoding centrosome-associated protein CEP250 isoform X1 yields the protein MAGSAGHGDLSPGSLRRRLRSAEEAQRRQAGLVRQLQDEVLQYQSWCRELEQQVKAGGGSLPGRWEATADHSLENALLQVEEEQQRCENLAEVNTLLREHLDKASEVNSALKEDVGKLTVDWMRAREELEMKESEWRSERELYDSYLRGEHARLLGLWRQVVTFRRHFLEMKTATDRDLSELKAEQMRLSGSILVSCSRLNSCVQLRESIPLGKPVLKDQTEQQVDPKINQTAQEVIALQVMCDMEKKELQDRVMELSALLVQSQKQNEEKEKTMKTLNDTVEILESSWIEKEFAASLTNSAKEENLCLQKLIKNITEMVLDDSDSMVSIICAGSSQHADSGDIFSAPRSVDTGRAFGLVLEALARMRGATQALREELSARQDSNKLLQQQQRHQEEKCREVQQRLEQLEEKCRKSSSHQQHLQSLVETLRSDCANLEKSREELQEQLGLREREASCLRQSNAELQMKEESAQAEKAEQQDRMERARHEQELLVKDLAALEEKCSLLQSELVVKRQTLEKLQLQKDLLEQEKDEFAMSLEKAERSVAELTGAQNKLNAERADLQAAAAKMSSINEALALDKVQLNKYVWQLEQEKEVLSAKLDEMERAKICEQEKLNFCERANKKLCAEKARLEQLLKEAEEQREELWLELRTLREEKAETQEKFHQVSQEQESLSRALEQLSQESSDQGHELAQVGREKELLGREKAALEGRLAATERHQHELSKQLAETRSAKESLQSSLFAAQQQISQLEITRNHLEAQVLIVTQAKEVIEGEVKCLQHELEAERALRRQEQEDTAQQLLRAEQQHHESLRLQGTAQQVEIKKLLDDLASERKRHRAEMQETLEQWEKEKAEREQEHKKVLFEMGQKVATLLAQQEELKRSESAKQEVLLEEQEEKSALAEALLQTQGELSRARQQVQQLRQEVKEQQEKGQTVKANLQDELQEARREVQAVQRRHEEELQGLKEEMNLLLEQREALQKQVGELTSQLEASRECQEMTVQRAQQDVKEAQEESRQKMLEIEHIQKLLEEAEHQNKQLQEHLQNLERERSQLEEVAQQNSELQASVNALELEKARLTLSLEEKDLSLRTLEEDNLAQISQVSELRSALTQAEELHSEDRREVQELNTQILALQDAVLQMEASQATRQKKLLKELEGSRAGERSLRDSVHVLEAEVSDLRVKLQSSEDRAEALATQCEQASGAHQETQSQLDKLLLDLHHMIRDSRDLGTWSSEEGHVKGLTASQARDIPAELTVDRVAAALQDLQQHLEHSQKDLNDARKKIQALELELGMGQDQMDSLRASNQELQIQLDESRAAMLRVEQQKTSLETALKEETIALKEEAVTLRQEVESLKRKLEDLEKERKDVLHERDRLQADKEKLEYEIKLLEESVTASETRANTAIDKNRSLEQELQTALSMLKIKNEEVQNQGKKMEILQKEAAETKALQEHLTHVTAMLSEREGEMKLYQEQMRMLEKQKEMHKTALNQVIKDITEKEQKTESQQEQIQELEKQQEKQRIVLSKMSQELEEKDQEIRSQQELIRELEKQLELQNSAVSRVSKELEERHLEIKFQEEKIMILEQHGAVQVRNLLVDLDDMKGNLKEKRLELLSLTQQIQELEKEREDVKSLNASLEHLRTVLKDRESECDTQREELRLLQQHKEQQDRHLQELLGEVEIMTLSLSKKEQELESQQKQMQEVEEVMEMQLKTVRDQLEQTLATLKEKDRLMDIQKQQTRSYEEKKEEQINVLHRDLEYSRTILKEKDLMIESQKELIETFQKQKEDSEEQKQILHCLQVELKEKEQEILSLRKQCEPCKEKEEKHVAEQSNFHATILTLKEKEDKICVLEDTITKLQQQKEETAVQVKAILQKLEFAESSLEARHQEVVSLQEHVQDLREQKEVAGKQAKSLEQDLDKASQMLKKNHLELLKQTEQMNMFQLREESLKVALTSCQKQVTLLEEVVRKKDEDNDALRQKFQHVEEELKTLQNLQLRLTEKNEEVRHDGKQEFLKETFPEREGEIKAQSERKQIEVEIRALREDLQHVQQTLTKKDKEIKYQTDKVKYLKNTLIEREQELRRQSELLKELTLALRWKDEGETLKKQIQKLQKRKTEEVEKRRILQERDYLLQKQKEITQQLEAEREANDKELECVAAALKQRESREDEWRENAQVLSAALSKSEMANGNLKKEITILQRMISERDTDQLHQQQAVAEGEQLSWLSERRLMLQSLECLQRAVAKLEDEKVELRQQNTELRRTLEQVEHERRRLKRCFRGWLLPDASGFSLSESDQCKLFTSRQEESHAHCSQRLAELQNQVSLLQSQLAQDRQHRQNYIESCARTSQELSDLHQELSCSFAAVLKEPKAAVLEEETRKLDQSLNLNSALTTLGLQSLERQPGHPRARPARSNDDLR from the exons AGATTTGTCAGAGCTGAAGGCAGAACAAATGAGGCTTTCTGGATCTATTCTTGTGAGCTGCTCTCGCCTGAACTCCTGTGTGCAGCTCAGGGAGTCCATCCCTCTGGGTAAACCTGTCCTGAAGGATCAGACAGAGCAGCAAGTGGATCCAAAAATAAACCAGACAGCTCAGGAAGTGATAGCCTTACAAGTCATGTGTGACATGGAGAAGAAAGAGCTTCAAGACAG GGTGATGGAGCTCTCAGCCTTGCTTGTACAGTCTCAGAAGCAGaatgaggagaaggagaagaccATGAAAACACTTAACGACACAGTGGAGATTCTA GAATCAAGTTGGATAGAGAAAGAATTTGCAGCTTCATTGACTAACAGTGCCAAAGAAGAGAATCTTTGCCTTCAAAAGCTCATTAAAAATATCACTGAG ATGGTGTTAGATGACAGTGACAGCATGGTCAGCATTATCTGCGCTGGCAGTTCCCAGCATGCAGACTCTGGGGACATCTTCTCAGCTCCGAGATCTGTTGATACAGGGCGTGCCTTTGGACTGGTTCTGGAAGCTCTGGCAAGGATGCGAGGGGCAACACAG GCCCTGAGAGAAGAGCTTTCTGCTAGGCAGGACTCAAACAAattactgcagcagcagcaaagacaTCAGGAAGAGAAGTGCAGGGAGGTGCAGCAAAGGCTTGAGCAACTGGAGGAGAAATGCAGAAAGtccagcagccaccagcagcatctTCAGTCTTTAGTAGAAACACTCAGAAG TGACTGTGCAAACCTCGAGAAGTCCAGGGAAGAGCTACAGGAACAGCTTGGATTAAGGGAGCGAGAAGCCTCATGTCTTCGTCAGAGTAACGCTGAGCTGCAGATGAAGGAAGAGTCAGCCCAGGCagaaaaggcagagcagcaggacaggatgGAGAGAGCACGCCATGAGCAGGAACTCCT AGTGAAGGACTTGGCTGCACTTGAGGAAAAATGCTCATTGCTGCAGAGCGAGTTGGTAGTCAAGCGACAGACACTGGAGAAATTGCAGCTTCAGAAGGATCTGCTGGAGCAAGAGAAGGATGAGTTTGCCATGTCTCTGGAGAAG GCAGAGCGGTCAGTGGCAGAGCTGACAGGGGCTCAGAACAAGCTGAATGCTGAAAGAGCTGATctacaggctgcagcagcaaagaTGAGCAGCATCAATGAAGCTCTTGCATTGGACAAAGTGCAGCTAAACAAATATGTGTGGCAG CTGGAGCAAGAGAAGGAAGTTTTGTCTGCTAAACTGGATGAGATGGAGAGAGCAAAGATCTGTGAGCAGGAGAAGTTGAACTTCTGTGAAAGAGCAAACAAAAAGCTCTGTGCCGAGAAAGCCCGGCTAGAGCAGCTACTGAAGGAAGCAGAGGAGCAACGGGAGGAGTTGTGGCTGGAGCTTAGGACactgagagaagagaaagcagaaacccaGGAGAAATTCCATCAG GTTTCCCAGGAGCAAGAGTCATtgagcagggctctggagcagctgagccaggAATCCTCTGACCAAGGGCATGAACTGGCCCAGGTGGGCagagagaaggagctgctgggccgGGAGAAGGCTGCCCTTGAGGGCCGACTGGCAGCCACCGAGCGCCACCAACATGAACTTTCCAagcagctggcagagacaag GTCAGCAAAGGAGAGCCTGCAATCCAGTCTgtttgctgctcagcagcagataTCACAGCTGGAGATCACCAGGAACCATCTGGAAGCTCAAGTGCTCATAGTCACACAGGCCAAGGAGGTGATAGAAG GAGAAGTGAAGTGCCTGCAACATGAGCTGGAAGCAGAGAGAGCTCTCAGGAGGCAGGAACAGGAAGACACAGCTCAACAGCTCCTgcgggcagagcagcagcatcacgAAAGCCTCAGGCTTCAGGGAACTGCTCAGCAAGTGGAAATAAAGAAGCTCCTGGACGACCTG GCAAGTGAGCGCAAAAGGCACCGTGCAGAAATGCAGGAGACGCTGGAGCaatgggaaaaagagaaagcagagagagagcaggagcacaagAAGGTGCTGTTTGAGATGGGGCAGAAAGTTGCCACCCTGCTGGCCCAACAAGAAGAACTAAAGAGATCTGAAAGTGCCAAGCAAGAG GTCctgctggaagagcaggaggagaagagtGCTTTAGCAGAGGCACTGCTCCAAActcagggagagctcagccGAGCCCGCCAGCAggtccagcagctcaggcaggaggtGAAAGAGCAGCAAGAGAAGGGGCAG ACCGTCAAGGCAAATCTGCAggatgagctgcaggaggctcGCAGAGAAGtccaggcagtgcagaggaggcATGAGGAAGAGCTACAAGGCCTCAAAGAGGAAATGAATCTCCTCCTTGAGCAGAGGGAGGCTCTACAAAAGCAG GTGGGAGAGTTGACATCTCAGCTGGAAGCCTCCCGAGAATGCCAGGAAATGACTGTGCAAAGAGCCCAGCAAGATGTGAAGGAGGCCCAGGAAGAGTCCAGGCAGAAGATGTTGGAGATTGAGCACatccagaagctgctggaggaggcagaaCATCAGaacaagcagctgcaggagcatctGCAGAActtggagagggaaaggagtCAGTTGGAAGAAGTGGCTCAGCAAAATTCAGAATTGCAGGCTTCCGTCAATGCCCTGGAGCTGGAAAAAGCCAG GCTGACTCTGTCTCTGGAAGAAAAGGATCTGAGCCTCAGAACCCTGGAAGAAGACAACCTGGCCCAGATCAGTCAGGTGTCTGAGCTTCGTTCTGCCCTTACCCAGGCCGAGGAGCTCCACTCAGAGGATAGAAGAGAAGTGCAGGAGCTCAACACGCAG atcctggccctgcaggacgCAGTGCTGCAGATGGAGGCTTCCCAGGCAACTCGACAGaagaagctgctgaaggagctggaagggtCTCGAGCAGGAGAACGCTCTTTGAGGGACTCTGTGCACGTCCTGGAGGCTGAGGTGTCTGACCTGCGTGTGAAGCTCCAGAGCTCTGAGGACAGAGCAGAGGCCTTGGCCACACAGTGTGAACAGGCCAGTGGTGCCCACCAGGAAACTCAGTCCCAGCTGGACAAACTGCTCTTGGATCTCCACCACATGATCAGGGACAGCAGAGACTTGGGCACTTGGAGCTCAG AAGAGGGTCATGTCAAGGGCCTAACTGCTTCTCAGGCGAGGGAtatccctgcagagctcacagtGGACagagtggcagcagctctgcaagacctgcagcagcacctggagcattCCCAGAAAGATCTG AATGATGCAAGGAAGAAGATACAGGCcttggagctggagctgggcatggGGCAGGATCAGATGGACAGTCTCAGAGCCAGCAATCAGGAGCTGCAGATACAGCTGGATGAAAGTCGGGCAg caatgTTGAGGGTAGAACAGCAGAAGACCTCTCTAGAAACTGCCTTGAAGGAAGAGACCATTGCCCTAAAGGAGGAAGCTGTGACTCTTCGTCAGGAGGTGGAATCTCTGAAGAGGAAATTGGAGgacctggagaaggaaaggaaggatgtgCTG CATGAACgggacaggctgcaggcagaTAAAGAAAAACTAGAGTATGAGATAAAACTTCTGGAGGAATCAGTCACAGCCTCTGAAACTCGAGCAAATACAGCAATAGACAAGAATCGCTCCCTTGAACAAGAACTCCAGACTGCCCTGTCcatgttaaaaattaaaaatgaggaaGTGCAAAACCAGGGGAAGAAAATGGAGATTCTTCAGAAAGAGGCAGCAGAGACCAAAGCTTTGCAGGAGCATCTCACTCATGTGACTGCCATGCTgtcagagagggaaggagaaatgaaGTTGTACCAAGAGCAGATGAGAATgttggaaaaacagaaagaaatgcatAAAACTGCTCTTAATCAGGTTATTAAGGACATAacagagaaagaacagaagACAGAATCCCAACAGGAACAGAtacaggagctggagaagcagcaagaaaagcaaaggattGTTTTAAGCAAAATGAGccaagagctggaagagaaggaCCAAGAGATCAGATCCCAGCAAGAACTGATaagggagctggagaagcagTTAGAATTGCAGAACTCTGCTGTCAGCAGGGTGAGcaaagagctggaggagagacACTTGGAGATCAAATTCCAGGAGGAGAAAATAATGATTCTAGAACAGCATGGTGCAGTACAAGTCAGAAATCTGCTCGTGGATCTTGATGATATGAAAGGAAACctgaaggagaaaaggctgGAACTTCTTTCTCTGACTCAGCAGATTCAAGAactggaaaaggagagagaagatgTGAAATCTCTAAATGCTAGCCTTGAACACCTGAGAACTGTTCTTAAGGACAGAGAGAGTGAGTGTGACACTCAAAGGGAAGAGTTAAGGCTcttgcagcagcacaaggaacaGCAAGACAGGCATCTGCAAGAGCTTCTTGGTGAAGTAGAAATAATGACACTTTCTTTATCTAAAAAAGAGCAAGAGCTTGAGTCACAGcaaaagcaaatgcaggaagTTGAAGAAGTTATGGAAATGCAGTTAAAGACTGTCCGTGACCAACTGGAGCAGACCTTAGCAAcgttaaaagaaaaagacagacTTATGGACATCCAAAAGCAACAAACAAGGagttatgaagaaaaaaaagaggaacagATTAATGTCTTGCACAGAGACTTAGAATACTCTAGGACAATAttgaaagaaaaggatttaaTGATTGAATCTCAGAAGGAACTCATTGAGACTTtccaaaaacaaaaggaagactCTGAAGAGCAGAAGCAAATTCTGCATTGTCTTCAAGTGGAACTAaaggaaaaagagcaggaaattttGTCCCTTAGAAAGCAATGTGAGCCAtgcaaggaaaaggaggaaaagcatgTAGCTGAGCAAAGTAATTTCCATGCAACAATACTgactctgaaagaaaaagaagacaagatTTGTGTTCTGGAGGACACCATTACAAAGCTTcaacagcagaaggaagagaCAGCAGTGCAGGTTAAAGCCATACTGCAAAAACTCGAATTTGCTGAATCTTCTCTTGAAGCTAGACATCAAGAGGTAGTGTCTTTGCAAGAGCATGTCCAGGACCTTCGAGAGCAGAAGGAGGTGGCAGGCAAGCAGGCCAAAAGTCTAGAGCAGGATCTAGACAAAGCAAGCCAGATGTTGAAGAAGAACCATTTGGAGCTCCTCAAGCAGACAGAGCAAATGAACATGTTCCAGCTTCGTGAAGAAAGCTTGAAAGTAGCCCTAACATCCTGCCAGAAACAAGTGACTCTACTTGAGGAAGTGGTGAGAAAGAAAGATGAGGACAATGATGCTCTTAGGCAAAAATTCCAGCATGTAGAAGAAGAACTGAAGACTTTGCAGAATCTCCAGCTTAGGCTAACTGAGAAGAATGAAGAGGTTAGACATGATGGAAAGCAAGAGTTCCTGAAAGAAACCTTCcctgagagagaaggagaaatcaAGGCTCAAAGTGAGCGAAAGCAGATAGAAGTGGAGATAAGAGCTCTTCGGGAAGATCTCCAGCATGTTCAGCAGACTCTGACAAAGAAGGATAAAGAGATCAAGTACCAGACAGACAAAGTTAAGTATTTAAAGAATACTCTGATAGAGAGAGAACAAGAGCTTAGGAGGCAGAGTGAACTCCTGAAAGAATTGACATTGGCTTTGCGATGGAAAGATGAAGGGGAAACCCTAAAGAAACAAATCCAAAAACTCCAAAAACGGAAGACAGAGGAAGTAGAGAAGAGGAGGATTCTCCAGGAGAGAGACTAtctcttgcaaaagcagaaggaaattaCCCAACAGTTAGAAGCTGAGAGGGAAGCCAATGACAAAGAGCTGGAgtgtgtggctgctgctttgaagcagagagaaagcagagaagatGAATGGAGAGAGAATGCTCAGGTCCTGAGTGCTGCACTGAGCAAGAGTGAAATGGCCAATGGGaatctgaagaaagaaataaccATCCTGCAGAGAATGATTtcagagagagacacagaccAACTTCATCAACAG CAGGCTGTTGCCGAAGGGGAGCAGCTGTCATGGCTGTCAGAGAGGAGACTCATGTTGCAGAGCCTGGAATGTCTGCAGCGAGCAGTTGCAAAGCTGGAAGATGAAAAGGTGGAGCTCAGGCAACAAAACACTGAACTCAGGAGAACTCTTGAGCAG GTGGAACACGAACGGAGGAGACTGAAGAGATGTTTTAGGGGTTGGTTACTCCCAGATGCCTCtggattttctctttctgagTCTGACCAGTGCAAGTTGTTCACTTCTAGACAG gAGGAGTCTCATGCTCACTGCAGTCAGCGCTTAGCTGAGTTACAGAACCAG gtgtccctgctgcagtcacagctggcCCAAGACCGACAGCACCGGCAGAACTACATTGAGAGCTGTGCAAGGACCAGCCAGGAGCTGTCAGACCTTCACCAGGAGCTGTCCTGTTCCTTTGCAGCTGTGCTCAAGGAGCCCAAAGCTGCTGTTCTGGAAGAAGAGACTCGTAAGCTGGATCAATCTCTGAACCTTAACTCGGCACTGACAACCCTGGGCCTTCAGTCTCTAGAGAGACAGCCGGGGCATCCAAGAGCCAGACCTGCCAGAAGCAATGATGACCTGAGGTAA